From the Candidatus Bathyarchaeota archaeon genome, one window contains:
- a CDS encoding tRNA (adenine-N1)-methyltransferase has protein sequence MPNGARFQWMEIINAGEEVLLYLDGRRTYLVRAEPEKLFHTHKGYLNLGELVGKPYGSSIKSSLGVKFYALKPLIRDRIHKSARRTQVLYPKDIGYLLVGLGIGPGCRVLEAGTGSGALTCALANAVRPDGRVYSYDVRPELQRVAAGNIERAGLKPYVELKIGDVTERIDEEELDAVVLDMATPWLAVPLAHRALKGGGVFASFSPTIEQVMKTTSSLRGQPFVEVETVELIMRRINVEENRTRPETLMIGHSGYITTARKVLT, from the coding sequence ATGCCGAATGGCGCTAGGTTCCAATGGATGGAGATAATCAACGCCGGAGAGGAGGTTCTACTATACCTCGACGGGAGAAGAACCTACCTGGTGAGGGCTGAGCCCGAGAAGCTGTTCCACACCCATAAGGGGTACCTGAACCTCGGTGAACTCGTAGGCAAGCCCTACGGCTCATCCATAAAGAGCAGCCTTGGGGTCAAGTTCTACGCGTTGAAGCCGCTGATAAGAGATAGGATCCATAAATCAGCCAGGAGGACCCAGGTCCTATACCCAAAGGATATCGGCTACCTGCTCGTGGGGCTTGGGATAGGTCCCGGATGCAGAGTCTTGGAGGCTGGGACGGGGAGCGGAGCCCTCACATGCGCCCTGGCCAACGCCGTTCGACCCGATGGGAGGGTCTACAGCTACGATGTGAGGCCTGAGCTCCAGAGGGTGGCAGCCGGGAACATAGAGAGGGCCGGCCTGAAGCCCTACGTCGAGCTGAAGATAGGGGATGTCACCGAGAGGATCGATGAGGAGGAGTTGGACGCTGTGGTTCTTGATATGGCCACGCCATGGCTCGCGGTCCCATTAGCCCACAGGGCCCTGAAGGGGGGAGGGGTCTTCGCCTCCTTCAGCCCCACCATAGAGCAGGTCATGAAGACGACCTCCTCCCTAAGGGGTCAGCCCTTCGTCGAGGTGGAGACTGTGGAGCTTATTATGAGGAGGATAAACGTCGAGGAGAACCGAACCCGCCCCGAAACCCTGATGATAGGCCACTCAGGATACATAACAACCGCCAGGAAGGTCCTAACCTAG